The Paenibacillus sp. FSL R7-0345 DNA segment GGGAGATTCCCGAAGGGCTCGAGGAAGCGGCGTGGATCGACGGTGCCAATGACTGGTCCATTCTTCTGCGGGTGGTGCTGCCGGTATCCATGCCGGTTATCGCAACGATCGCGTTGTTCCATGGGGTGTATCAGTGGAATGATTATTTTGCAGGTATTATCTACATCAACAATCCGGATCTGCAGCCAATCCAGACGTATCTGTTCCGGGTAGTTGCCCAGTCCAGCTCCAACCAGATGATGGTCGCCCTGCAGGGCAGCAGCGTTACGAAGACCGTAACCTCACAGTCCATCAAGCTGGCAACAATGGTAGTAACGACGCTGCCGATCGTATTCGTCTACCCGTTCCTGCAGCGTTATTTCGTAAAAGGCATGATGATCGGTTCGATCAAGGGCTAATCAGCGGCCGTGTCCAATCAGGTAACTCCTCCGGAGGCTGCAGCCTGCTGCTTCCGGGGTTGAGCTTATAAAGGTAATCATTTATAACATTTTAGAAAAGGGGTAAATAGCATGGGCATGAAACGCAAGCCAAAATCTATGGTGCTGCTGCTCTTGGGACTGATGCTCGCGATGACGGCATCAGGCTGCTCAGGCAACAACAATGCCGGAGGCAATGCCAACGCAAATAAGGAGAACACCAATACGGCGGCGGCAACAACCGAGGCTTCGGCCGCACCAACGGCTGCTGCACCGTCGGGAGATGAGCCGGGCTGGCAAAGCGATACTTCACCGATCACCTTTGACTGGTATCTGAATTTCTCCTGGTTTCCAAATAAATGGGGTGTAGACCCGACCTCGCAATATGTAACGAAAAAGACCGGCGTCAACATTAACTTCATCGTGCCTGCCGGTAACGAAAATGAAAAGCTGAATACAATGATTGCTTCCGGCCAGCTGCCTGACTTCATAACCCTCGGCTTCTGGGAAGATGCGATCAAGAAAATGATCGAAGGCGATATGGTGCTGCCGCTCAACAAGCTGGCGGATGAATATGACCCTTACTTCTACAAGGTTTCCGATAAAGATAAGCTCGGCTGGTACACCCAGGAGGACGGCAATGTCTACGGTTATCCGAACTCTTCCTCCTCGCCTGCCGACTATGAAAAGTATGGCGCAAACTATGTATCCAACCAGACCTTCGTAGTCCGCAAGGATATTTACGAAGCGATCGGCAGCCCGGATATGCGCACACCGGAAGGCTTCCTGAACGCCCTCAAAATGGCGCAGGAGAAATTCCCTCAAGTAAACGGCCAGCCGCTTATTCCACTCGGCCTGCATGAGTTTACGGAGAACGGCAATGACTCCCTGGAAGGCTACCTGCAGAATTTCCTGGCGATCCCTTGGGAAAAAGACGGCAAGGTGTATGAACGCGAGACCGATCCGGAGTATGTACGCTGGATGAAAACACTCCGTCAGGCGAATCAGGACGGACTGCTGGCTAAAGACATCTTCATTGACAAGCGCGCTCAAATGGAAGAAAAAATCGCTCAGGGCCGCTACTTTGCAATGCTGTACCAACGTACAGATTTCGCTTCCCAGCTTGGAACGATCTACCAGAAAAATCCTGAGCAGACCTATATTGCTGTTGACGGACCTTCCAATACCGCTCTTGATCAGCCAACCCTGAACGGCCCTGGTATCTCCGGCTGGACAGTGACCCTGATCTCCAAGAACGTAAAAGACAAAGCACGCGCTATCAAATTCCTCAGCTACCTGAACAGTGAGGAAGGAAATAAAGATTTGTACCTGGGTGAAAAAGGCGTCAGCTATGATACAATTGATGGCAAGGACCAGTTCCTGCCTGAAGCATTCGCGCTGATGAACAGCGACCGCGCGGCATTCGACAAGAAATACGGCTCTTCCTTCACGTTCTGGATGATGCAGAACACGAACATTACCGACCAATGGGCTCCTAAATCGGTAGAACCGTTCAAGCAGCTGGAAGACTGGACCCGCGGTAAGGCCATTAACACTTCTGAGTTCCAGCTGATCGATCCTACCGGCAACTCGCCGGAAGGCATTGTCGCTACCAAGCTCAAACAGCTCCGCGGCAAAACGATGCCGAAGCTGCTGATGGCTTCCTCCGATGCCGAGTTCGATGAAATCTGGAGTGACTACCTCGCAAAGAAGGATAAAGAAGGCTTTGCGACCTTCGATGCCTACAGACAGACCAAGTATCAGGAGAACAAAAAGAAACTCGGTATGGAATAGCATAGAATAAGACCCAATTGCCCGCTGACCGCGGGCTTTTGGGTTGTTTGCTTCTATTTAACGCTTTTAATAACAGGTCTGATGCAGCCACGGGAGAGTGCGTATGCGTAAACGGATTAGAGAGCTTTGGAGCTCTTTCAGCTACTGGTGGGGGCGCAGATCGCTGCAGAGCAGGCTGGTGGCGGCCTATATTTTTATCATCCTCGGCCCGAGTCTGCTGGTCTCCGTGTATTC contains these protein-coding regions:
- a CDS encoding extracellular solute-binding protein, whose protein sequence is MGMKRKPKSMVLLLLGLMLAMTASGCSGNNNAGGNANANKENTNTAAATTEASAAPTAAAPSGDEPGWQSDTSPITFDWYLNFSWFPNKWGVDPTSQYVTKKTGVNINFIVPAGNENEKLNTMIASGQLPDFITLGFWEDAIKKMIEGDMVLPLNKLADEYDPYFYKVSDKDKLGWYTQEDGNVYGYPNSSSSPADYEKYGANYVSNQTFVVRKDIYEAIGSPDMRTPEGFLNALKMAQEKFPQVNGQPLIPLGLHEFTENGNDSLEGYLQNFLAIPWEKDGKVYERETDPEYVRWMKTLRQANQDGLLAKDIFIDKRAQMEEKIAQGRYFAMLYQRTDFASQLGTIYQKNPEQTYIAVDGPSNTALDQPTLNGPGISGWTVTLISKNVKDKARAIKFLSYLNSEEGNKDLYLGEKGVSYDTIDGKDQFLPEAFALMNSDRAAFDKKYGSSFTFWMMQNTNITDQWAPKSVEPFKQLEDWTRGKAINTSEFQLIDPTGNSPEGIVATKLKQLRGKTMPKLLMASSDAEFDEIWSDYLAKKDKEGFATFDAYRQTKYQENKKKLGME